The following proteins come from a genomic window of Acanthopagrus latus isolate v.2019 chromosome 5, fAcaLat1.1, whole genome shotgun sequence:
- the ptar1 gene encoding protein prenyltransferase alpha subunit repeat-containing protein 1, whose translation MAESEEEVDVLVQRVVKDIINAFKRNPNIDEIGVIPCPEARYNRSPIVLVENKLGVESWCVKFLLPYVHNKLLLYRQRKHWLDREALVDITCTLLLLNPDFTTAWNVRKELLQSGVLNPEKDLYLGKLALTKFPKSPETWIHRRWVLQQILCQFSAKGRTSKQQQQGETEQSDAERSQQLGDHLARMLHQEMKVCCDAACLYPSNYNAWSHRIWVLQHMAMGNVKVFHDELSSMRLWVSMHVSDHSGFHYRQFLLKELITELSQPPPSTTNSPQHNASTVPSSSPSHHSQAQANGVLSGAEAAGEEERQPSFTTIIQLFHQEMELCSDLIHSFPGHETLWSHRRHVFYLWHHWRREHQHYSSSGSKRGSELVHLNDTDPGLQTVRAQSCAGQGERVNGQRHATEAMEVDGVSLPELRDSKRLKTGILLPDPPALTSEYSFVSSILDDCCNPEQRRFALAYEKWLDTVIGHQP comes from the exons ATGGCGGagtcggaggaggaggtggacgtCTTGGTCCAGAGAGTCGTCAAAGACATCATTAACGCGTTCAAGAGAAACCCCAACAT TGATGAAATTGGTGTGATCCCGTGTCCAGAGGCTCGCTACAACCGTAGTCCCATTGTGTTGGTGGAAAACAAACTGGGTGTTGAGAGCTGGTGTGTCAAGTTCCTGCTGCCGTATGTCCACAACAAGCTGCTCCTGTACCGCCAGCGCAAACACTGGCTAGACAGAGAAG CCTTGGTGGATATCACCTGCACTCTGTTGCTGCTTAACCCGGACTTCACCACTGCATGGAATGTCAG GAAGGAGCTACTGCAGTCGGGAGTTCTTAACCCAGAGAAGGACCTCTACCTGGGCAAGCTGGCCCTCACCAAATTCCCCAAGAGCCCAGAGACGTGGATACACCG ACGCTGGGTGCTGCAGCAGATCCTGTGTCAGTTCTCTGCCAAGGGCCGGACcagtaagcagcagcagcagggtgagaCAGAGCAGTCTGATGCAGAAAGGAGCCAGCAGCTCGGGGACCATCTGGCCAGGATGCTCCACCAAGAGATGAAGGTGTGCTGTGACGCTGCCTGCCTCTATCCCAGCAACTACAATGCCTGGTCCCACCGCATCTGGGTGCTGCAGCACATGGCCATGGGCAATGTCAAG GTTTTCCATGATGAGCTTTCCTCTATGCGACTGTGGGTGTCCATGCATGTGTCTGACCACAGTGGCTTCCACTACCGCCAGTTCCTGCTCAAGGAGCTGATCACTGAGCTCTCTCAGCCGCCGCCCTCCACCACCAATTCTCCCCAGCACAACGCCAGCACAGTCCCCAGCAGCAGCCCTAGCCATCACAGCCAAGCCCAGGCTAATGGAGTGCTGTCAGGagctgaggcagctggtgaggaggagagacagccCAGCTTCACCACAATTATTCAACTCTTCCACCAGGAGATGGAGCTGTGCTCCGACCTGATCCACTCCTTCCCGGGACATGAGACACTCTGGAGTCACCG GCGGCATGTCTTCTACTTGTGGCACCATTGGAGGAGGGAACACCAGCActacagcagcagtggcagcaaaAGAGGCAGTGAGTTGGTCCACCTCAATGACACTGACCCAGGCCTGCAGACAGTTCGTGCGCAAAGCTGTGCAGGCCAGGGAGAGCGTGTGAATGGACAGCGGCATGCTACTGAAGCTATGGAGGTAGATGGGGTGTCCTTGCCAGAACTACGTGACAGCAAACGACTGAAGACAGGCATCCTGCTGCCTGACCCCCCTGCCCTGACCTCTGAGTATAGCTTTGTGAGCAGTATCCTGGATGACTGCTGTAACCCTGAGCAGAGACGATTTGCCCTGGCATATGAGAAGTGGTTAGACACTGTCATTGGTCATCAACCTTGA